Proteins encoded by one window of Vampirovibrionales bacterium:
- a CDS encoding YkgJ family cysteine cluster protein — MALSDSESPLGMAQEVERLLKMPQTLCKQRGICCRVATFKGSLSIEEIHALGQGDTPDAEHARAFASIFEAYPSQAAVREIADAFVDRVREKALAKGKNPDDVTFFKCRFVLQDGRCGVHEDRPTGCRAYPFPHKNTVFHPGCGFEAQSAQNWARIEEILRELGMDPDSLGAWASDS, encoded by the coding sequence ATGGCCTTGAGCGATTCAGAATCGCCTCTGGGAATGGCTCAGGAGGTTGAGCGTCTGCTCAAGATGCCGCAGACGCTTTGCAAGCAGCGCGGCATTTGTTGTCGTGTTGCGACCTTCAAGGGATCGCTGTCGATCGAGGAGATTCACGCTTTAGGACAGGGCGATACGCCGGATGCTGAGCATGCGCGCGCTTTTGCGTCTATCTTTGAGGCGTATCCGTCTCAAGCCGCCGTGCGCGAAATCGCCGACGCGTTTGTGGATCGCGTGCGCGAAAAAGCGCTCGCCAAGGGGAAAAATCCCGATGACGTGACGTTTTTCAAATGCCGCTTTGTTCTGCAGGACGGTCGCTGCGGCGTTCATGAAGATCGCCCGACGGGGTGCCGGGCTTACCCGTTTCCCCACAAAAACACGGTGTTTCATCCCGGCTGCGGCTTCGAGGCGCAAAGCGCTCAAAACTGGGCCAGAATCGAGGAAATCCTGCGCGAATTGGGGATGGATCCTGATTCGCTGGGGGCCTGGGCGTCAGATTCTTGA
- a CDS encoding YkgJ family cysteine cluster protein: MYDMNYYGTQDDPGAQDETRADLPDFCHKCGRCCRSATTYAPYEELQEMAARGEAEAIEFLSIFQPYETLEDARAAVPDQVDQVLREAEHNPDLQGKKLTFYHCRYVTPEGLCGIYETRPRCCREAPAHGWSVMPPGCGFEGWQFLQREKQKRAIRDLKTSAYVIEQMSPDGKTHPLRPETTLDELRAMVQKSIRPWKRFGADYW, from the coding sequence ATGTACGACATGAACTATTACGGCACCCAGGACGATCCCGGCGCACAAGACGAAACCAGGGCCGATTTGCCGGATTTCTGTCATAAATGCGGTCGCTGCTGTCGCTCCGCTACCACGTATGCGCCCTACGAAGAGCTTCAGGAAATGGCCGCGCGCGGAGAGGCCGAAGCCATCGAGTTTTTGAGTATCTTTCAGCCTTACGAAACCCTCGAAGACGCCCGCGCCGCCGTTCCAGATCAGGTGGATCAGGTGTTGCGCGAAGCCGAGCATAATCCCGATCTGCAGGGCAAGAAACTCACGTTTTATCATTGCCGCTATGTTACGCCGGAAGGTTTGTGCGGCATTTATGAGACGCGTCCGCGCTGTTGTCGAGAAGCGCCGGCGCATGGCTGGTCCGTAATGCCCCCGGGCTGTGGTTTTGAAGGCTGGCAGTTCTTGCAGCGCGAGAAGCAGAAGCGCGCCATTCGCGACTTGAAAACCAGCGCCTACGTCATCGAACAAATGTCCCCTGATGGCAAAACGCATCCCTTGCGTCCCGAAACCACGCTCGACGAGCTGCGCGCGATGGTGCAAAAGAGTATTCGTCCCTGGAAGCGCTTCGGCGCAGACTACTGGTAG
- a CDS encoding SDR family oxidoreductase, with translation MPSGALAGKSALVTGASTGIGRDCALTLARVGMTTYAGVRRAEDAQALQAQAEGDLRPISLDVTDPASITAARERLQADQGPRGLDALINNAGFCLVGPLETTSMTALLNQFQVNAIGPIAVTQAFLPMLRTARGRVVMMSSISGLFSSPFVGPYAGSKFALEALSDSLRMELLAQGVTVSVLQPGPIRTPLWQKTTSEAASAFPQVPQEIQQLYAPLFLKMGERAARSGQTGDDPSVVTRVILRALTDRSPKSRYGVGRGGFLWRTMRALPDRWRDAMILYALRH, from the coding sequence ATGCCGTCTGGCGCGCTCGCCGGCAAATCGGCGCTGGTGACCGGCGCTTCGACCGGCATCGGACGCGATTGCGCGCTGACGTTGGCGCGTGTGGGCATGACGACGTATGCAGGCGTTCGACGCGCTGAAGACGCCCAGGCATTGCAGGCCCAGGCAGAAGGCGATCTGCGTCCGATCTCCCTTGATGTCACTGACCCGGCGTCGATTACGGCTGCGCGTGAACGCCTTCAGGCTGACCAGGGCCCGCGCGGACTGGATGCGTTAATCAACAACGCGGGTTTCTGTCTCGTCGGCCCATTGGAAACAACGTCGATGACCGCGCTCCTGAATCAGTTTCAGGTCAATGCAATCGGGCCGATTGCTGTTACTCAGGCCTTCTTGCCGATGCTGCGCACAGCGCGCGGGCGCGTGGTCATGATGAGTTCCATCTCAGGTCTGTTCTCTTCTCCGTTTGTCGGCCCTTACGCTGGCTCTAAATTCGCGCTGGAGGCGCTGAGCGATTCGCTTCGAATGGAGCTTCTGGCGCAAGGGGTGACAGTCAGCGTGCTGCAGCCGGGGCCTATCCGCACGCCCCTGTGGCAAAAAACAACGTCTGAGGCGGCGTCAGCTTTCCCCCAAGTGCCGCAAGAAATCCAGCAATTGTATGCGCCGCTGTTTCTTAAAATGGGCGAGCGCGCCGCGCGATCCGGTCAAACGGGCGACGATCCCAGCGTCGTCACCCGCGTGATTCTGCGCGCATTAACGGATCGCTCTCCCAAATCCCGCTATGGCGTCGGGCGAGGCGGGTTCTTGTGGCGCACGATGCGCGCACTGCCCGATCGCTGGCGCGATGCGATGATTCTCTACGCTTTGCGTCACTAG
- a CDS encoding FAD-dependent oxidoreductase, translating into MASTAQRILIVGGVAGGVSAAARLRRLNEDAEIIIFERGPHVSFANCGLPYYLGREIQEHGALTLESPQTLAEKLNLDVRIHHEVKSIDRQRREIEVWDSHNHVATRESYDALILAMGAAPIRPPIPGIDRPGHFTLRNIADMDVIEAWIREERPETAVIVGGGFIGLELAEQLDQRGIRVTVIEALDQVMAPLDLEMATLLHEELDRNEIALSLGDPVTAFVDPSLPDERGKASTVLLKSGERVAADLVVIGIGVRPETSLAREAGLELGDLGGIRVNERMQTSDPSIWAVGDVIEVKNPVTGQWSLVPLGGPANRQGRIAADTIVGRQSVYRGTLGTAILRLFSLTAGCTGVNEKTLQRLHVDYRAVHLHPNHHAGYYPNASRMAMKILFSPGDGRLLGAQIVGAAGVDKRIDVFATALQAGMTVHDLAALELSYAPPFGSAKDPVNLAGMIAQNILAGDVSMAHWPEALAASESSDSQKPLIMDVRDEDEFAEDSLPGAVNIPLSQVRDRLPELASHAERDIIVHCATGQRSYYACRILSQRGFRRVRNLSGALKTLNPMRVARASAAANADALPSSR; encoded by the coding sequence ATGGCATCCACAGCTCAACGAATCCTGATTGTGGGCGGCGTTGCAGGCGGCGTCAGCGCGGCGGCGCGCTTGCGACGGCTGAACGAAGACGCTGAAATCATTATTTTTGAGCGCGGCCCTCATGTGTCGTTTGCCAACTGCGGATTGCCCTACTACCTGGGGCGCGAGATTCAGGAGCATGGCGCCCTTACGCTCGAATCGCCCCAAACGCTGGCCGAAAAGCTCAATCTGGATGTGCGCATTCATCATGAGGTCAAGTCGATTGATCGCCAGCGACGTGAAATCGAGGTATGGGATTCCCACAATCATGTGGCCACGCGCGAGTCGTACGATGCGCTGATTCTAGCGATGGGCGCCGCGCCAATTCGCCCGCCGATTCCCGGTATTGATCGCCCCGGTCATTTCACGCTGCGCAATATTGCCGATATGGACGTGATTGAAGCGTGGATTCGTGAGGAGCGCCCGGAAACCGCTGTTATCGTCGGCGGCGGATTCATCGGGCTGGAACTGGCGGAGCAGTTGGATCAACGCGGTATTCGCGTGACGGTAATCGAAGCGCTCGATCAAGTGATGGCCCCGCTCGATCTGGAGATGGCCACGCTGTTGCACGAAGAACTCGATCGCAACGAAATCGCGCTGTCGCTGGGCGATCCGGTGACGGCCTTCGTGGATCCGTCTTTGCCCGACGAGCGCGGAAAAGCTTCTACCGTCCTGCTGAAGAGCGGCGAGCGCGTTGCGGCGGATCTTGTCGTGATTGGCATTGGCGTTCGCCCTGAGACCTCGCTGGCGCGCGAAGCCGGGCTGGAACTGGGCGACTTGGGCGGTATTCGCGTCAATGAACGCATGCAGACGTCTGATCCGTCGATTTGGGCTGTGGGCGACGTAATCGAGGTTAAAAATCCCGTGACGGGTCAATGGTCGCTGGTTCCCCTCGGGGGGCCTGCGAATCGACAGGGACGTATTGCGGCCGATACCATTGTCGGGCGTCAAAGCGTCTATCGGGGAACGCTGGGGACTGCGATTCTGCGCTTATTCTCGCTGACCGCCGGCTGCACCGGCGTGAACGAAAAGACGCTTCAACGCTTGCACGTCGATTACCGGGCGGTTCACCTGCACCCCAATCACCATGCGGGGTATTATCCCAATGCCAGCCGTATGGCGATGAAAATCCTGTTTTCGCCCGGCGACGGTCGCCTGCTGGGCGCGCAAATTGTGGGCGCGGCTGGCGTCGATAAGCGAATTGACGTCTTTGCCACGGCTTTGCAAGCGGGCATGACAGTTCATGATCTCGCGGCGCTGGAGCTGTCGTACGCGCCGCCCTTTGGCTCGGCCAAGGATCCTGTCAATCTGGCGGGCATGATTGCGCAAAACATTCTGGCGGGCGATGTCTCGATGGCGCATTGGCCTGAAGCGCTTGCCGCTTCTGAATCGTCAGACTCTCAAAAGCCGCTGATTATGGATGTGCGCGATGAAGACGAGTTTGCCGAAGACAGCTTGCCCGGCGCGGTGAATATTCCCCTGTCTCAAGTTCGCGATCGGCTGCCGGAGCTGGCCTCGCATGCCGAGCGCGATATCATTGTCCACTGCGCCACGGGACAACGCTCTTATTACGCATGCCGGATTCTCAGTCAGCGCGGATTTCGCCGTGTGCGCAATCTTTCCGGCGCGCTTAAGACGCTGAATCCCATGCGCGTCGCGCGCGCAAGCGCTGCGGCGAACGCAGACGCCTTGCCTTCGTCCAGATAA
- a CDS encoding SpoIID/LytB domain-containing protein yields the protein MSATVLMRLRAAMLLIGGVWLAVFAAQAPAQKIPAVAPAPVGAAAQLGAAIMDGDLIRVGISDDAMRDYEYPQARLGATGPCVIWDVASRRVLATMPAGATALATVTKRGFLIRRSGLAAPLGPIAGPVLFRPVNAQSLMLLPSSTRRGQTPRYRGSLELVRGFSAPNKLTVVNILPIQDYLKAVVPNELPPRFGLEAIRAQAVAARNYAIRPREKPWPQFDICDSQYCQVYFGAQTEHPATTKALEETRGLMALYDGEPILALYSSSHGGVSENYENAFSEPRTERFPATPLPYLVSVSDSATMTERFGDLRLEANARAFWSARGLPSHDSGSSYNRWQREWTALTLLQTLRKTLPELAQDKLTRAFVQPPPSRAVGALQEMRVTQRGASGKAMTLEIFTDQGVWTVRKEFVIRKALAVGGRMLPSANIVFTLRRDADGRLAALTVHGGGFGHGVGMSQYGAGALSAKGCTFVDILQHYYRGAAIGAIPLRVGSGASLIPARVTFYAKKRAGVLYYVAEEADGDAAPRVSLNGKVISLAGVASGPHSGKRLAPEDLRAPGVNELTLWPDVKRPERRIRAWIELYPARGET from the coding sequence ATGTCCGCAACCGTTTTGATGCGCCTGCGCGCCGCGATGCTATTAATCGGGGGCGTGTGGCTGGCTGTCTTTGCGGCGCAAGCCCCTGCGCAGAAAATCCCCGCTGTTGCGCCTGCGCCTGTTGGCGCTGCCGCACAACTGGGCGCTGCGATAATGGACGGCGACCTGATTCGCGTTGGCATCAGCGATGACGCCATGCGCGATTACGAATACCCGCAGGCGCGACTCGGCGCGACCGGCCCCTGCGTAATCTGGGATGTCGCCTCCAGGCGCGTCCTTGCCACGATGCCAGCCGGAGCGACGGCCCTGGCGACTGTCACCAAACGCGGGTTTCTGATTCGGCGTTCGGGGTTAGCCGCGCCCCTTGGGCCAATCGCCGGGCCCGTTCTGTTTCGTCCTGTTAATGCGCAATCGCTGATGCTGCTGCCATCGAGTACGCGTCGGGGTCAGACGCCGCGCTACCGCGGATCGCTGGAGTTGGTGCGCGGGTTCAGCGCTCCCAACAAGCTGACGGTGGTCAATATCTTGCCGATTCAGGACTATCTCAAGGCGGTTGTTCCCAACGAGCTGCCGCCGCGCTTCGGGCTGGAAGCCATCCGCGCGCAGGCTGTCGCTGCGCGTAATTATGCGATTCGTCCTCGTGAGAAGCCGTGGCCGCAGTTCGATATCTGCGATTCGCAGTATTGTCAGGTATATTTCGGCGCGCAGACAGAGCATCCTGCTACCACCAAAGCGCTGGAAGAGACGCGCGGTTTAATGGCTCTGTACGACGGCGAGCCGATTCTCGCCCTGTACAGTTCTTCTCACGGCGGCGTGTCTGAAAATTATGAGAACGCCTTCTCAGAGCCGCGCACGGAGCGTTTTCCGGCGACGCCCTTGCCGTATCTGGTGAGCGTGTCGGATTCGGCGACGATGACCGAACGCTTTGGCGATCTGCGTCTGGAGGCCAATGCGCGCGCGTTCTGGAGCGCTCGCGGTCTGCCCAGTCACGATTCAGGGTCTTCGTACAATCGCTGGCAACGCGAGTGGACGGCGCTGACGCTGCTGCAAACCCTGCGAAAAACCCTGCCGGAACTGGCTCAGGATAAACTGACTCGGGCCTTTGTTCAGCCGCCGCCGAGTCGCGCAGTGGGCGCGCTGCAAGAGATGCGCGTTACCCAGCGCGGGGCTTCTGGCAAAGCGATGACGCTTGAAATTTTTACCGATCAGGGCGTCTGGACGGTGCGCAAGGAATTTGTCATCCGTAAGGCGCTGGCTGTGGGCGGGCGGATGCTGCCCAGCGCCAATATTGTCTTCACCCTGCGACGAGACGCCGATGGACGGCTTGCGGCGCTGACGGTTCATGGAGGGGGATTCGGCCATGGCGTGGGCATGAGCCAATACGGCGCCGGGGCCTTAAGCGCCAAGGGGTGTACGTTCGTCGATATTCTCCAGCATTATTATCGCGGCGCGGCCATTGGCGCGATTCCCTTGCGGGTGGGAAGCGGGGCGTCGCTGATTCCGGCGCGCGTGACGTTCTACGCCAAAAAGCGCGCAGGCGTTTTGTATTACGTCGCCGAAGAGGCCGACGGCGACGCCGCGCCGCGCGTCTCGCTTAACGGCAAGGTAATTTCTCTTGCTGGCGTGGCCAGTGGTCCGCACAGCGGCAAGCGACTCGCTCCTGAGGATCTGCGCGCGCCCGGCGTCAATGAGCTGACGCTCTGGCCCGATGTAAAGCGCCCTGAACGCCGCATCCGCGCGTGGATTGAGCTGTATCCGGCGCGAGGCGAGACATAA
- the leuC gene encoding 3-isopropylmalate dehydratase large subunit, protein MTGPQTLYEKLWRRHVVHEGPGLPSLLYIDLHLIHEVTSPQAFQELRDRGLPLRRPDRTVATMDHSIPTTPRRSDGGLNYHDDATRHQVDTLTRNCREFGVTLFDVDHENQGIVHVIGPELGLTQPGMTIVCGDSHTATHGAFGALAHGIGGSEVAHVMATQCLLQTPSQTMEVRVEGALAPGVTAKDVILAIIAKIGVGGGSGCAIEFTGSAIRDLSMEGRMTVCNMAIEAGARVGLIAPDQTTFDYLAGRPFAPKGEAWDKALADWRTLRSDDGARYDHVVTLNAADIEPMITYGVHPGMALGVSARIPSPEAMQTPEQRQELEDALGYMGLTPGQPLAGVAIDVAFIGSCTNSRLEDLRAAAAVLRGRHIASGLRALVTPGSQRVKRAAEAEGLHRVFLEAGCEWREPGCSMCIAMNGDKLEPGQACASTSNRNFKGRQGPGGRTFLLSPPMAAAAAVAGKLVDVRQHSALSGGGSSV, encoded by the coding sequence ATGACCGGACCCCAGACCCTGTACGAAAAGCTCTGGCGACGACACGTCGTCCATGAAGGCCCGGGCCTGCCCAGCCTGCTGTATATCGATCTCCACCTGATTCACGAAGTCACCTCGCCTCAGGCGTTTCAAGAACTGCGCGATCGCGGCCTGCCCCTGCGACGTCCGGATCGGACTGTGGCGACCATGGATCACAGCATCCCCACCACGCCGCGACGCAGCGACGGCGGCTTGAATTATCACGACGACGCGACGCGTCATCAGGTCGACACCCTGACGCGGAACTGCCGCGAATTTGGCGTCACGCTGTTTGACGTGGATCACGAAAATCAGGGCATCGTCCACGTCATCGGCCCGGAATTAGGCCTGACCCAGCCCGGTATGACCATCGTCTGCGGCGACAGCCATACAGCCACCCATGGCGCGTTCGGCGCGCTGGCCCACGGCATCGGCGGCAGCGAGGTCGCCCACGTAATGGCCACGCAATGCCTGCTGCAAACGCCGTCTCAAACCATGGAAGTTCGCGTCGAGGGCGCGCTTGCGCCCGGCGTCACCGCGAAAGACGTCATTCTGGCGATTATCGCTAAAATCGGCGTCGGCGGCGGTTCGGGGTGCGCCATTGAGTTTACGGGTTCCGCCATTCGCGACCTGTCGATGGAAGGACGCATGACCGTCTGCAATATGGCCATTGAGGCCGGGGCACGCGTCGGCCTGATTGCGCCTGACCAGACGACGTTTGATTATCTGGCCGGGCGCCCGTTTGCGCCCAAAGGCGAGGCCTGGGACAAGGCGCTGGCGGACTGGCGAACGCTGCGAAGCGATGATGGCGCGCGTTATGACCATGTTGTCACGCTGAATGCCGCCGATATTGAGCCGATGATTACCTATGGCGTGCATCCGGGGATGGCTCTGGGCGTGTCGGCGAGAATTCCGTCGCCGGAAGCCATGCAAACGCCCGAGCAGCGTCAGGAACTCGAAGACGCGCTCGGCTATATGGGGCTGACGCCCGGACAGCCGTTGGCGGGCGTTGCGATTGACGTCGCCTTTATCGGCAGTTGTACGAATTCCCGGCTCGAAGATTTACGCGCGGCGGCAGCGGTATTGCGAGGCCGTCATATCGCGTCGGGCTTGCGCGCGCTGGTCACGCCGGGTTCTCAGCGGGTCAAACGCGCCGCTGAGGCCGAAGGGCTGCATCGCGTATTTCTCGAAGCCGGCTGCGAATGGCGCGAGCCCGGATGCAGCATGTGCATTGCCATGAATGGGGACAAACTGGAGCCGGGGCAGGCCTGCGCCAGCACCAGCAATCGCAACTTCAAGGGACGGCAAGGTCCCGGCGGACGCACGTTCTTATTGAGCCCGCCGATGGCCGCCGCCGCCGCCGTAGCAGGGAAACTCGTCGACGTTCGTCAGCACAGCGCCCTATCGGGGGGAGGGTCTTCCGTATGA
- the leuD gene encoding 3-isopropylmalate dehydratase small subunit, whose amino-acid sequence MQPFTRLVATATPLRQENVDTDQVIPARFLTGTVKTGLGSHLFNDWRYRGDGSPDPCFVLNDPRFEGARILIAGRNFGCGSSREHAPWALTDYGFRAIIAPSFADIFCNNALKNSLLPVALPSQTVSDLMGRVEADPRLEIVIDLASQTVTVDDGAALSFEIDPFRKQCLLEGLDDIGYALKRQASIAAYEQTASPSALSYA is encoded by the coding sequence ATGCAGCCTTTTACGCGACTTGTCGCAACAGCGACGCCCTTACGACAAGAGAATGTCGATACGGATCAGGTGATTCCCGCGCGGTTTCTGACCGGAACGGTCAAAACCGGCCTCGGCTCGCATTTGTTTAACGACTGGCGTTATCGCGGCGACGGATCGCCGGATCCGTGCTTTGTGCTCAACGATCCCCGGTTTGAAGGCGCGCGCATTCTGATTGCCGGGCGCAACTTCGGCTGCGGCAGTTCACGCGAGCATGCGCCGTGGGCGCTGACGGATTACGGCTTTCGCGCGATTATTGCCCCCTCGTTTGCGGATATCTTCTGCAACAACGCGCTGAAAAACAGCCTGCTACCCGTTGCGCTCCCGTCACAGACGGTTTCGGATCTGATGGGGCGCGTGGAAGCCGACCCGCGTCTGGAAATTGTCATTGATCTGGCCTCTCAAACCGTCACGGTGGACGACGGGGCGGCGCTTTCGTTTGAAATCGATCCCTTCCGCAAGCAATGCCTGCTCGAAGGGCTTGACGATATTGGGTACGCGTTGAAGCGCCAAGCGTCTATCGCCGCTTACGAGCAAACGGCCTCGCCATCGGCCCTGTCTTACGCCTGA
- a CDS encoding LemA family protein, translating into MTEFLMGIAAISGVALTAAWIRRRAQRLLGEKESLISSWRFVESVIVKRNAILPDLIQAIEEKLPAERERLSELSTWRDDSERQLLEGDIKRLSDTEKAILENVREIKRLIESSKELSADPELSPIANQMAEMEERLRAQREQYNIAVNRFNQTLRRFPNGAVASFLRLKEREYLEARRYSR; encoded by the coding sequence ATGACGGAGTTTTTAATGGGAATCGCCGCTATCAGCGGGGTCGCGCTCACGGCGGCCTGGATTAGACGACGCGCCCAACGCTTGCTGGGAGAGAAGGAATCGCTGATTAGCTCCTGGCGCTTTGTGGAATCTGTCATCGTGAAACGCAACGCCATCTTACCCGATTTGATTCAGGCCATTGAAGAAAAGCTACCGGCGGAACGCGAGCGTCTGTCAGAGCTGTCCACCTGGCGAGACGACTCGGAACGGCAATTGCTCGAAGGCGATATCAAGCGCCTGTCGGATACGGAAAAGGCTATTCTGGAAAATGTCCGCGAAATTAAGCGCCTGATTGAATCTTCGAAAGAATTATCCGCCGATCCCGAGCTCAGTCCGATTGCCAACCAGATGGCCGAAATGGAAGAGCGCTTGCGGGCCCAGCGCGAGCAATACAATATCGCTGTCAACCGCTTTAACCAGACGTTAAGGCGATTTCCAAACGGAGCCGTTGCCTCGTTCTTACGCCTGAAGGAGCGCGAATATCTTGAAGCGCGCCGCTACAGCCGCTAA
- a CDS encoding TPM domain-containing protein, giving the protein MKRAATAAKKSFWGILPRVIGLAALTLLIVAIALAVWFYSPWRSGNGDQRPSQTQFVFDDANVLPSHSEFRINAALLDAHKQMRLDLVIITLAKAPKEPLSEWAQRRAEQWELGRASGGRRAMLLAIAPSAHQASLYVGEALVRIYPPEFITFINRQQFRTYFRPDRLPLGIERTAALLTRRARARQLLFTDTPVNGESTVANALPPMESLPAISNAASPLSVKTSALSALPSEEPDAKAYDAQPTPKEAWQTFLQACRWQQEPPLGIYDASANRLLKNQPPEQFSRLYQRYQDKRPLIRQDGNRAVAVFPNDPNRTLAPVFFRKTRVGWQLDGSMLMGAIDYNERGQWRFISPRQTYAFAFKDFAIDRFGYATYAPRKINDDSVSGPR; this is encoded by the coding sequence TTGAAGCGCGCCGCTACAGCCGCTAAAAAATCCTTCTGGGGGATACTTCCGCGCGTCATCGGGCTGGCTGCGCTGACGCTGCTGATCGTCGCCATCGCGCTGGCGGTGTGGTTCTATTCGCCATGGCGATCGGGCAACGGCGACCAGCGACCCTCCCAAACGCAATTCGTATTTGACGACGCCAACGTCTTGCCGAGCCACTCTGAATTTCGAATCAATGCGGCCTTGCTCGATGCGCACAAGCAAATGCGGCTGGATCTGGTGATTATTACGCTGGCGAAAGCGCCCAAAGAACCGCTTTCCGAATGGGCCCAGCGTCGCGCCGAGCAGTGGGAGCTTGGACGCGCTTCCGGCGGACGGCGCGCGATGCTGTTGGCGATTGCGCCTTCGGCGCATCAGGCGTCCCTTTACGTAGGCGAAGCATTGGTGCGAATTTATCCGCCGGAATTTATCACGTTTATCAACCGGCAGCAGTTTCGGACGTATTTCCGCCCGGATCGCCTGCCGCTCGGCATTGAGAGGACAGCCGCCCTGCTCACGCGTCGCGCGCGCGCGCGCCAATTGCTGTTCACGGACACGCCTGTCAACGGTGAGAGCACCGTCGCAAACGCGCTCCCGCCCATGGAATCGTTGCCAGCCATCTCCAATGCGGCCTCGCCGCTGAGCGTCAAGACAAGCGCACTCTCTGCGCTGCCGTCCGAAGAGCCCGATGCGAAGGCTTATGATGCGCAACCCACGCCCAAAGAGGCCTGGCAAACGTTCCTTCAGGCATGCCGCTGGCAGCAGGAGCCCCCATTAGGCATTTACGACGCCTCGGCGAACCGGCTTCTTAAAAACCAGCCGCCGGAACAATTCTCCCGGCTGTATCAGCGCTATCAGGACAAGCGTCCCCTCATCCGCCAGGACGGCAATCGCGCTGTCGCGGTTTTCCCCAACGACCCCAATCGCACGCTGGCGCCCGTCTTCTTTCGTAAAACACGCGTCGGCTGGCAGCTCGACGGCAGTATGCTGATGGGCGCAATTGACTACAACGAGCGCGGGCAATGGCGCTTTATCAGCCCGCGTCAGACTTACGCGTTTGCTTTTAAAGATTTCGCAATCGATCGCTTTGGCTACGCGACTTACGCGCCGCGAAAAATAAACGATGATAGTGTGAGCGGGCCGCGTTAG
- a CDS encoding electron transfer flavoprotein subunit alpha/FixB family protein: MTESAPANPPEPLAEIITPSNKEVVIVAEQVDGEIQPVTLELLGAGRDLANKLSGRLSCFLLGHQLGDAPQLLIAHGADRVYVADHPELKDYRSLPYKRVIVDTVQSWELPPHIILLGSTTTGRDLAPRIAAALKTGLTADCVELDIGPYEHTNKADPAKVGHYPGCLYAIRPSFGESLKARILGPWNNPQMATARPGVMIPLPADTQRSGEVMAVPVALDDADRRVEILEIVREVNKSVNLTEADVIVAGGYGLNSAEGFKLLQQLADCFENACVAASRKAVDAGWIPYQNQVGQTGKTVRPKVYFACGISGAIQHRVGMQKSGLIVAINKDPDAPIFTFAHHGIVGDLYHVLPELIAQLKSPKAASAARTVCAVG, translated from the coding sequence ATGACCGAGTCTGCGCCAGCCAATCCGCCTGAGCCGTTAGCGGAAATCATTACGCCAAGCAATAAAGAAGTCGTTATCGTCGCCGAACAGGTGGATGGCGAAATTCAGCCCGTGACGCTGGAACTGCTGGGCGCGGGTCGCGATCTGGCCAACAAATTATCCGGGCGCCTGTCGTGCTTCCTGCTGGGGCATCAGTTGGGTGACGCGCCGCAATTGCTGATTGCCCATGGCGCTGACCGCGTGTATGTTGCGGATCACCCTGAACTCAAAGACTACCGCAGCTTGCCCTATAAGCGCGTGATCGTCGATACCGTGCAGTCTTGGGAATTGCCGCCGCATATCATCCTGCTGGGGTCGACGACCACCGGTCGCGATCTGGCGCCGCGCATCGCCGCTGCGCTCAAGACCGGCCTGACCGCCGACTGCGTGGAGCTGGATATCGGCCCTTACGAGCATACCAATAAGGCGGATCCGGCCAAGGTCGGACATTATCCGGGGTGTTTATACGCGATTCGCCCCAGTTTTGGCGAAAGCCTCAAGGCGCGGATTCTCGGGCCATGGAACAACCCGCAAATGGCCACTGCCCGCCCCGGCGTGATGATTCCCCTGCCGGCTGACACGCAGCGCTCGGGTGAGGTTATGGCCGTGCCGGTCGCGCTGGATGACGCCGATCGGCGCGTGGAAATTCTTGAGATCGTGCGCGAAGTCAACAAAAGCGTGAATCTCACCGAAGCCGACGTAATTGTAGCGGGCGGCTATGGTCTGAATTCCGCTGAAGGCTTTAAACTCCTGCAACAATTGGCCGATTGCTTCGAGAACGCCTGCGTGGCCGCCTCGCGCAAGGCGGTTGACGCCGGGTGGATTCCCTATCAGAATCAGGTCGGTCAAACCGGCAAAACCGTGCGCCCCAAAGTCTATTTCGCCTGCGGTATCTCGGGCGCCATTCAACACCGCGTGGGCATGCAGAAATCAGGCCTCATTGTGGCCATCAACAAAGATCCCGACGCGCCCATCTTCACGTTTGCTCATCACGGCATCGTGGGCGATCTTTATCACGTCCTGCCGGAACTCATTGCGCAGTTGAAATCCCCGAAGGCGGCCTCGGCTGCCCGGACGGTCTGCGCGGTCGGCTAA